Below is a genomic region from Longimicrobiales bacterium.
CCTTGGTGAGTATCGTGTTCGTCATGGTTCAGTTCAGCTCGCGCGCGCCGCGCCAGCCGAGGCCGAGGTAAACCTGACGTCCGAGGTAGCCCGGGTACTCCGCGACGACGGCGTCGAAGATGTTGTCGATTCCGGCGCTCAGCTCCAGCCCCCAGGGAAGCGACTGCGCGACGCGCGCATCGACGCGCGTGAGCGCTGCGCGCTCGACGAGCGTGCCGTCCCCGAGGCGGGATATCGGAGTCGGACCAGAGTATGTCGCGCTCGCGTTCGCGCGGAGGCCGAACGCGAGTGCGTAGCCGAGTGAGCCGCGTGCACTGTGCTCCGGCCGGCCCAGCAGCGTCTCGCCGCTGGTACGGTCCCGCGCACGCAGCCAGGCGTAACCGGCCTCGGCCCGCAGCCCACCCCACGTTGTGCCGAGCTCGAGCTCCGTGCCCCACGTCTCGCCGTCGTCGATGTTCGCGTAGGTGAACGCCATGAGCTCGCTGTCCGGCGCCAGCTCGCGCGTCTCGATGAAGTCGTCGAACCGGTTGTAGAAGAGCTGCACGCGCGAGTAGACACGCTCTCCGCTCCACTCGACGCTGCCGCTCACGTTGGTGGAGCTCTCGGGCCGCAGCTCCGGATTGCCCCGCACGCGGTAGCCTGCGCCCGCACCCGTGTTCAGGAAGTCCATGTACAGCTCCTTGAACGACGGTGCGCGGAAGCCGCGGCCGACGGACGCGCGCACGGCGAGGTGGTCGGACGGACGCAGCATCGCAGCAACCCGCGGCGTCAGGTGCGCACCCCACTGTTCGCTCCACGAAAGCCGCACGCCCGGCACGACGCTCCAGCTGCCGCCGGTCCACGTCGCCTGCGCGAACGGCTCGGCGCTGTGCAGTGCGCGGTCATGGCCATCCACCCGGTCGGAGTGGATACCCTCGCGCCGCAACTCGACGCCGGCATCGATCGCCACGGCGTCACCCGCATATGCGTACAGCAGCTCCGCTTCCAGCAGGCGCTGGATCTCCTGCTCGTCGTCGGAGCCCGCAACAGGCTGCGGAAGGGTGGAGCGGCGGGTGAGGTGACGGAACTCCGTTGCATACAGTGTCGGGCTGAAGCGGTGTGCACCGCTGCTGTACACTGCGCCCGTGCGGGCGCCCCACTGCACGTTGTCGACGAAGTTGAAGACCGGACCCGTACGCCAGCGCTGCCGCTCGTCCAGGACGAGACCGCCGGCGCTCACTGCCAGCGCGTCCGACAGCTCCCATTGTACGCGTGCATTGCCGTCCCACCGCGTCGCGAATGTGCCTGACTCCCCCGAGTGCCCCGGAACCAGCTCGATCGTGCGACGCCCCCCGTCAATTGCGTATGCAGCGTCGCCAATGCCGCCGAGAACGTTGCCGGTGATGTCGATCCGGCCGTTGGAGCCACCGGTCACATCGACGCCGCCCTTCCAGACACCCTGCGCCGGTGAACGCGTGATCACGTTCACGACGCCACCCATGGCGTCCGAGCCGTACAGCGTCGACTGCGGGCCCTTCACCACCTCGACCCGCTCGATCATGGACGTCGGGATGCGCGACAGGTCGAGGCTGCCCGAAAGTCGGCCGATGAATGGCTGGCCATCCAGCAGCACCAGCACACGCTCGGAACCGAGTCCCTGGAGCATCACACCCTGGCCGATCGGGTGGCCTCCCTCCACACTCACACCCGTCCGCTCGGTGAGCACGGCGGACAGGTCCGGCGAGCCGCTCCGCTCCAGCTCCGCACGACCGACAACCTCCGTCGCGATCGGCACGTCCTTGAGCTGCTGCAGCCGGCGCGACGCCGTTACGACCAGAACGGACAGCGCCACTGGTCTCGGCGTGAGGCGTATGCGCACGGGCGAGTCGGTACCGGCTGGCACGGCGACCGTCTCCGTGGCAAAGGCCAGGTGCTCGATCACCAGCTCATGGGGACCGGGCGGAAGCAGCAGGCGCCACGCACCGTCCGCATCCGTGACCGTGCTGATTTCATGACACGCGGCACGTACGTCCGCGCCGGCGACCGGCGTGGCGGCACCGGCCTCCAGCACACGGCCACGCAGCACAACACGCTCTCTCGCGCCATGGACTACCGGCGCTGGCTGTTGTGCGTTCGCTGCGGCAACAGCAACGAGCAGTGCACAGCAGGGCACGCACGCGCGCAGCACGGCTCCCGCCCGCATGGTCAGTTCAGCGCCTCGTAGCGGAACGACACCTGGCGATCATTGCCTGCAATGTCGTAGTAGCCGATGACCTGGAGCTTGTAGACCCGATCGCCGGTGTCGACCAGGTAGACATCGAACGTCGGGAAGATCGTGTGGAAGCCGTCCAGGTTGTAACGGTACCAGGCATGCGCGGCGAACACTCCGCCGTATGCATCGCCGCGGTAGAGCTGCGCAGGCGCGTCGCTCGCATCCTCGACATCCTCGAACGCGTCGTCCGGCGAGAGCAGGGCAGCAGCATTGCCGTCACCACTCACGCCCCCATTCACGCGGATCTCGAAACCGTCCAGCACGATGTCCCAGTCGCTCGCGTCGCTCACGGCGCCCGTCGCGAAGTCGAAGTAGACAGGGCTCGTGCGGCCATCCAGCACCACCGTCTGCGCCGCGCCCATCGGCTCGCCCGCACCCGGCTGCACGGCGAACTCGACAGTGACTCGGCCGCCCGCCTGTGTGGCATCGGAAATGTCAACCACATGGAACTTCGCGTACTCGGGATCCGCACCGGCACCGCGAATGCGGTAGACCTGTTCCGGGTTCGCCGTGACCGTATGTGTCGTGAAGTCGTAGACGTACCAACCCGAAATCGCAGGATCGAGCACATCTGTCTCCCACGCATCGGGATCGCTCGGAATCGACGCCACCGACACACCCTCGAACGCCCCGAGCTGATTGTCCGGCGTCATGCCCTGCACCTGCGCGTCCGTCGCAGCAGCGTTCTGGCAGAGACAGTAGCCGCGCACATCACCGGGGCCCGCTGCACCGCCATTCAGCATGACGCGCGTCGCACTGAACGCGATGTCCCAGTCCGTCGAGGTGCTCCGGTCCCCGACCGTCACCTCCGACGCCGGTTCGCCGAGACGCACAAACGCCCAGCGCCCGTCCGCGTCCACGGTCAGTACCTGTTCGTCCTGGATTGGCGGGTCGATCACGTCCGTGCCCGAGCACGCGGCCTGGCCCGACCCGGCTAACGCCGCCCAGATCGCGGCCCGTCCGAGGAGCTTACACTCGAATCGCATCATTTCACTTGAGTTTGAGAATCGTTCTCATTTGGCAAGAGTAGTCCACGATGGCCGCCGATGCAAGCGGAGGGGGGCGAGACACGGAAGCGGAGGGAACCGGGGGTTGAACGGTGTCGATCAGAGTACGGGCCGGCACCTGGTGAGGCACCGGCCCGCTGGGGTTGAAGTCAGTCCGGGGCAGCGCGCCGATCGGGCGCTCCGCCCGCCGGCCGGGAGCGTATGCGGCTGCTGCTACCGCTGGATCACCCCGCAGGCGATCCGGTCCCCTGAATTCCCCGATGGATCCGTGGTATTGTCGTCGGGGCCGGCGTGAATCACGAGAGCGGAGCCATCCGCATCGAACAGCGAGCGCGGATCGCCCTCGGCGAGCGTCACGTTCTCGGCTGTTTCGCTGTACTCCGCCGTGCCGTCGTCGCCGACCTCGATGTTGGGCAGGTCACCGGCGTGAGGCCCCTGCGGGTTATCCAGCCCGTGCTGGGTGCTGTCCGGGTTGAAGTGGCCGCCCGCTGTGGAGAAGGCTGCGTCGCCGGAGGCATCGCACTGGCCGACCGCATGGATGTGGATCCCGTGCTCACCCGGCGGGAGGCCCCGTGCGTCGACCTCGATCCTGACGCCGCCGTTTTCCTGCCTGAACGTCGCGGTGGCCACGACGGTGCCTGCAGTGTCGCGCAGTTCGGCGCGGGCCGAGTCGGCAGTTGCCGTGTCGGTCATGGCGCTGGTGTCGGTCATGCCGGTGCCGACGGTATCTGCATCGAGGTTCGCGTTGTCATCCGCGTCGTCCACCGCGCAGGCGCCGACGGCGAGGATTGCCGCGGCGGCTGCGAATCGCGTCCATTTCATATGACCCTTCCTCCGGGTAGCAGTTCGAGAACAGGTGAACATGGGGCGGCGCACACGGGATGCCAAACGACACGACCGGGCAGCGTCGGCGCGGCAGATGACCTGTGCGTGGCCCGGATTCTGTCGCCAGGATGCCGTCGCATGCGTTCCGGAGCGCGATTGTCACTGTCGACCGGCCGTGTCCGTTGTATGGTGAGCCGGGCCCGCCCGCCGTCCGGAGATCACCGGTACTGGAACGGCGGGCCGCGGCCGGGTAAGCTCCCGGCAGCACGGCACCTTGCTGTTCAGCGAAAGGATTGAGATGCAGATGCGTTGGTTCAGGCTGGTCGTTCTCGTCGGCGCCGTGCTCGGCACGGGTTGCAGCGTTCTGGACAACGACGAGCCGGCGGAGGAGGCGCGTGTCCGGCTGAACGGCACCTCTGGTGTGGACCTGGAGCTGGTGACGTCCACCGAGTTCGGATTCAGCGTCGATCCCACCACCGGAAACCGGGAGACGGTGCTGATCCAGTCGGACACCGTGATGATCCGGCCGCCCTACGACGAGGTCTTCGACATTTCGCAGCGCGGCATCTTCCTGGTGCGGCTGACGAATGCGGAGCAGGAAGCGGCGGACGTGACGCTGGAAGTATCGATCGACGGCTCGCGCAAGATCTCGCAGCAAATGGTCATCGGCGCGGACGAGGGCGGTGTGCCGGGCCGTTTCGAGTGGTCGTGGCTGAACTAGCGGTCAACCGTCCATGAGGCGGCCGGGGCGTGCGACTGATCCAGGCTGAGCCGGCGATCAGCCGTCCATGAGACGCCCGGGCCGGATGGCGTCCGGCCCGAAGCGATCGCGCAGTGTGTCCGTGAGGCGGGCGAGCCGACGATCCCGGTCGGTCTCGCCCGCTTCGGTTTCGCCGCCGAACAGGCCGAGCTGGAGGGCCCCCTCGTCATCGGTGAGCTGCGACGCGGCAACGGACAGCAGCCGGGCAGGGACCCTGCGGCCGTCGCGGAGCCGGCCCAGCAGCTCGCGCGCGACCGAGAAAATGGCGCGATCGGACTCGAGCGGCTGCGCGATCGTACGTCCGGCGCTGCGGCTGCGGAAATCGAAGTCGCGCACGCGGACGGTGATCGTGCGCGCCCGCACACCTGCAGCACGCAGATCGCGACCGAGTCGAACGACGAGTGCGAGCAGCTCGCGCTCGAGTTCCGCGTCGTCATCGATATCGCGTGCAAAGGTTTCGTCGCGTGAATGCTGCTTGGCCGCGCGCTCCGGCTCGACCGCCCGGTCGTCGATGCCGCGGATCCGCTCGTAGAGCCACTCACCGCGGCGGTCGCCGAGGCGGCGCATCATGCTCGCGCGATCCAGGCAGAGCGCCTGCGGCACCGTGACCAGGCCCATCGCGCGCAGCTCGTCGGCGAACACCGGCCCGACGCCGGGAATGTCCACGAGCCGGAACTCCGCCAGGAATTCGTCCTCCTGTCCGGGTGCCACGACGTGCACGCCTGCCGGCTTGGCCCGTCCGACCGCCAGCTTCGCGACCAGCTTGGACGTCCCGCCGCCGATGGAAACCGCGATGTCGGTATCCCGCAGCACCGCCTGCTGGATGTGCCGCGCAGTGTCGGCCAGTGGCTCGTCGTGGTAGAGCCGTTCCGTCCCGCCCAGGTCCATGTATGCCTCGTCGATCGAGGCCGGCTCGACGAGGGGTGCAAAGCGCTCGAGCACCGCGCGCACGGCGCGACTCTTCTCGCCGCAGAGTGTGCGCGGAACGGGAACCACCTTCGCCTGCGGGCAGAGCTTGAGGGCGCGTGCGGTGGGCATGCCGGAGCGCACGCCGTACACGCGCGTCTGGTATGACGCGGACGTGACGACGCCGCGCTGGTCCGCACCGCCGCCGACGAGCAGCAGCGGCTCACGCCCCGCGCCATCGGGATCGGCAATGCGTGCGCACTGCACGAAGAACTGGTCGCAGTCGACCAGCAGGATGCGGCGTGGCGTGCTCATCACTCCGTCGGATAATCGCGTGGTCCTGCGCTGCGGCGTGCGACTGCGCCGGGTCGCCGTTGAGCGTACCCCGCTGCAGCGGCGCCGTTGCGTTCGCAGGCGCCCGCGTACATCTTCGCGCGTCGCTGCGCCGGGCGCGGAGCAGGCCTTCACCCGCCGCGCCGTCGGTCGATTGGACGCACCTCCGGAGGCATCATGCAGGAGACGACGGCGCTGCTCAACGACCCGATGCAGGTGTTCGGCTTCCTGGCGGGAGTCATCGCGCTGGTGTTCTGGCTGAGCGGCATACCCCGGCTGAAGAAGCTGTTCGATGTGCTGCCGCCAGTGCTGTTCGCCTACTTCGTTCCGACGCTCGCGACCACGTTCGGTATCACGCCGCCGACCTCCCCCGCGTACGACTGGATGCGGGCCTACCTGCTGCCGATCGCGCTCCTGCTCCTGATGATCACGTTCGATCTGCGCGCGATCATGCGGCTGGGCCGGGTCGCACTGATCATGATGCTGACGGGCACGGTCGGCATCATCATCGGCGCGCCCGTCGCGTTCCTGGTGTTCGGACCGTTCCTGCCGGAGAACGCGTGGCAGGGCTTTGCCGCGCTTTCCGGGAGCTGGATCGGCGGCTCCGCCAACATGGTGGCGATCGCGGAGTCCGTCGGGCTGCCGCCTGCGGACCTCGGTCCCTTCATCGTGGTCGACACCGTGGTCGGCTATGGATGGATGGCGGTGCTGCTCTTTCTGAGCAGCTTCCAGGAGCGGTTCGACCGCTGGAACCGTGCGGACCGCACCGCGATCGAGGAGACCAACCGTCGACTGCAGGAGCTGGACACCAGGCGCCACCCGATCGACCTGCGCATGGCACTGGTCATCATCGGCTTCGCCTTTGCCGGTGCGGTGCTCGGCATCGCGATCGGTGACCGCATGCCCCCGATCGGTGACCCGACCATCATCAGCAACACGACATGGGCCGTGCTCGTGGTCGTCACCGGCGGCGTGATCCTGTCCTTCACGCCGGTGCGCCAGCTCGAGGAATGGGGCGCGTCCCGCTTCGGCTACGCCGCGCTGTACCTGCTGATCAGTGCAATGGGCGCGCAGGCCGATCTCAGGGCGGTGCTGGATGCGCCGCTGTACCTCGCGGCCGGCGTGTTGTGGCTGTCGATCCACATCGCGTTGATGTTCCTGGTCGCACGCCTGGTGCGCGCTCCGCTGTTCTTCCTGGCGACCGGCAGCATGGCCAACGTGGGTGGCGCCGCGTCGGCCCCGGTGGTCGCCGGTGTCTACCACCCCGCCATGGCACCGGTCGGCCTGCTCATGGCTGTTGCCGGCTACGTGCTCGGCATCTACGGCGGCATCGCGGTCGCGGCGATGCTCGCCGCACTCGCGGGGGCCTGAGAAACGAGAAGCGCGCCGTTCGCACGGCGCGCTTTCGTCGATCGCATCCCCGGCCCCGGGGTCGAACCTGTATCAGTTGACCGTCACCGTCACGGGTGCACCGAAGTGCGAGTGCGAGCCGTGGCGGATCTGGACCTGCAGCGTCGCCGTGCCCGGCGCGGTGACCAGGCTGCCATCCAGGTTGGACAGCGGCGAGTAGCGCGCGACGCCCTGGTTGCTCGATGCGATCTCCAGCTCGTAATCGATGCCCAGCGAGACCAGCCGATCGTCGGTGTCTCGCACGTTGATCGTGACGTCGTGGGTCCCCTCGTCGACCGAGAGGGAGCCGTTGCTGCCCGCGCGCAGGGTCGTCGATTCATCCCCCACGCGCAGCACCACCTGGTCGATCTCGACCTCGAGTCCGGGGCCGAACGCATCCTCGCACGCCGCCAGAGCAAACGCCGGAACCAGCACTGCCATCATCCGTACCCACCGCATGCTGCCTCTCATACTTCACCTCGGTGATTCGTTCGCATCGTTGCAGGACATGTGCTCAGAAGGCCAGGCGATAGAGCAGGGACACGCCGATGCCCGGCTGTGGCATGATCTCCTTGATCCGCGACAGGTGATCGCGGTACTCGGCGTCGAGCAGGTTGTCGACGCGCAGCGTCAGCGTGTGCAGCCGGCCGCCGCGCAGGAAGCGGATGCCCCCGGTGAGGTCCGCGACCGCGTACGCGGCCGTTGGCTCCTCGAAATCGCCCGTGCGGTCCTGCTCGGCTGCGAAGCGTCCACCGACCCCGGCAAACCAGTCGGCGGTCTCGTAGCGGAGCGCCACCCGGCCGTGCGCCGGCGGGATCAGCGGCGGATGCTTCGACGCAGTGACAAACGTCGTATCACCATCCGCGAACACCGGAATCGGCGCACGCTCGCTGGTGAACTCCGCACGCACCACCGACCCGGTCGCTTCCAGGATGAGCTGCTGCGTGATGCTCAGGTCGAGCCCGCCCTCGATACCCGTGAAGCGTGCATCCTCGTTCGTGTACTGGAACAGCGGCAGGCCCTCGGCGCCCTCGACCGTGCGGCCGCGGCTGGAAGGAAACACGTACCCGTCCAGCTGGTTGCGGAACGCGGCGAGCTCCGCCTGGATGCGACTGCCCTGGTAGCGGACGAACGCGTCGACGCCGGCGCCGGTCTCCGCTTCCAGG
It encodes:
- a CDS encoding superoxide dismutase family protein: MDDADDNANLDADTVGTGMTDTSAMTDTATADSARAELRDTAGTVVATATFRQENGGVRIEVDARGLPPGEHGIHIHAVGQCDASGDAAFSTAGGHFNPDSTQHGLDNPQGPHAGDLPNIEVGDDGTAEYSETAENVTLAEGDPRSLFDADGSALVIHAGPDDNTTDPSGNSGDRIACGVIQR
- a CDS encoding HmuY family protein; its protein translation is MIDPPIQDEQVLTVDADGRWAFVRLGEPASEVTVGDRSTSTDWDIAFSATRVMLNGGAAGPGDVRGYCLCQNAAATDAQVQGMTPDNQLGAFEGVSVASIPSDPDAWETDVLDPAISGWYVYDFTTHTVTANPEQVYRIRGAGADPEYAKFHVVDISDATQAGGRVTVEFAVQPGAGEPMGAAQTVVLDGRTSPVYFDFATGAVSDASDWDIVLDGFEIRVNGGVSGDGNAAALLSPDDAFEDVEDASDAPAQLYRGDAYGGVFAAHAWYRYNLDGFHTIFPTFDVYLVDTGDRVYKLQVIGYYDIAGNDRQVSFRYEALN
- a CDS encoding DNA polymerase IV yields the protein MSTPRRILLVDCDQFFVQCARIADPDGAGREPLLLVGGGADQRGVVTSASYQTRVYGVRSGMPTARALKLCPQAKVVPVPRTLCGEKSRAVRAVLERFAPLVEPASIDEAYMDLGGTERLYHDEPLADTARHIQQAVLRDTDIAVSIGGGTSKLVAKLAVGRAKPAGVHVVAPGQEDEFLAEFRLVDIPGVGPVFADELRAMGLVTVPQALCLDRASMMRRLGDRRGEWLYERIRGIDDRAVEPERAAKQHSRDETFARDIDDDAELERELLALVVRLGRDLRAAGVRARTITVRVRDFDFRSRSAGRTIAQPLESDRAIFSVARELLGRLRDGRRVPARLLSVAASQLTDDEGALQLGLFGGETEAGETDRDRRLARLTDTLRDRFGPDAIRPGRLMDG
- a CDS encoding TonB-dependent receptor, which translates into the protein MLRGRVLEAGAATPVAGADVRAACHEISTVTDADGAWRLLLPPGPHELVIEHLAFATETVAVPAGTDSPVRIRLTPRPVALSVLVVTASRRLQQLKDVPIATEVVGRAELERSGSPDLSAVLTERTGVSVEGGHPIGQGVMLQGLGSERVLVLLDGQPFIGRLSGSLDLSRIPTSMIERVEVVKGPQSTLYGSDAMGGVVNVITRSPAQGVWKGGVDVTGGSNGRIDITGNVLGGIGDAAYAIDGGRRTIELVPGHSGESGTFATRWDGNARVQWELSDALAVSAGGLVLDERQRWRTGPVFNFVDNVQWGARTGAVYSSGAHRFSPTLYATEFRHLTRRSTLPQPVAGSDDEQEIQRLLEAELLYAYAGDAVAIDAGVELRREGIHSDRVDGHDRALHSAEPFAQATWTGGSWSVVPGVRLSWSEQWGAHLTPRVAAMLRPSDHLAVRASVGRGFRAPSFKELYMDFLNTGAGAGYRVRGNPELRPESSTNVSGSVEWSGERVYSRVQLFYNRFDDFIETRELAPDSELMAFTYANIDDGETWGTELELGTTWGGLRAEAGYAWLRARDRTSGETLLGRPEHSARGSLGYALAFGLRANASATYSGPTPISRLGDGTLVERAALTRVDARVAQSLPWGLELSAGIDNIFDAVVAEYPGYLGRQVYLGLGWRGARELN
- a CDS encoding DUF819 family protein codes for the protein MQETTALLNDPMQVFGFLAGVIALVFWLSGIPRLKKLFDVLPPVLFAYFVPTLATTFGITPPTSPAYDWMRAYLLPIALLLLMITFDLRAIMRLGRVALIMMLTGTVGIIIGAPVAFLVFGPFLPENAWQGFAALSGSWIGGSANMVAIAESVGLPPADLGPFIVVDTVVGYGWMAVLLFLSSFQERFDRWNRADRTAIEETNRRLQELDTRRHPIDLRMALVIIGFAFAGAVLGIAIGDRMPPIGDPTIISNTTWAVLVVVTGGVILSFTPVRQLEEWGASRFGYAALYLLISAMGAQADLRAVLDAPLYLAAGVLWLSIHIALMFLVARLVRAPLFFLATGSMANVGGAASAPVVAGVYHPAMAPVGLLMAVAGYVLGIYGGIAVAAMLAALAGA